One Cohnella candidum genomic region harbors:
- a CDS encoding KGG domain-containing protein, with the protein MARGKEGKMSREEAGRLGGIATAKKHDRDFYREIGRKGGNATSESHGREFYQEIGRKGGEATSNSHDREFYQEIGQKGGEARGSGSSGGSEGSGGSRGKRGSRE; encoded by the coding sequence ATGGCGCGCGGCAAAGAAGGGAAAATGAGCAGGGAAGAAGCGGGCCGTTTGGGCGGCATCGCGACGGCGAAGAAGCACGACCGGGATTTTTACCGGGAGATCGGACGCAAGGGAGGCAACGCGACCTCCGAATCCCACGGCCGGGAATTCTATCAAGAGATCGGCCGCAAAGGCGGGGAGGCCACTTCGAACTCCCACGACCGGGAATTTTACCAGGAGATCGGCCAAAAAGGCGGCGAAGCCCGCGGCTCCGGAAGCTCCGGGGGCTCCGAAGGCTCCGGAGGCAGCAGGGGCAAGCGGGGATCCCGCGAATGA
- a CDS encoding gluconate 2-dehydrogenase subunit 3 family protein: protein MADNEGPKGTQPPGSRQGGGVQEPSRRKFLVNAGYAIGGVVVGGALGSLIRRNNKAAAPSPASPSASPGAAPAAEPKNYNRALMFLTQEQFATLNAATERIFPTDDTGPGAQALGVAYFIDHQLAGEWGFNGREYMSPPFYHGETVQGYQGRLKRREIFAIALKEMDNYSQSQFSKNFVDLTADQQDSVLSDFESDKVPLTTISPSGFFKMLRSSTIEGAYSDPLYGGNLDMAGWKMRSYPGNQMSYAAVIDKEFTAMPPNSLQDHMAGH, encoded by the coding sequence ATGGCCGACAATGAAGGGCCTAAGGGTACCCAGCCTCCAGGCTCGCGGCAAGGAGGCGGCGTGCAGGAGCCGTCGCGGAGGAAGTTCCTCGTCAACGCAGGCTACGCGATCGGCGGCGTCGTCGTAGGCGGGGCGCTGGGCAGCCTGATCCGCCGCAATAACAAGGCCGCCGCTCCTTCCCCAGCTTCGCCTTCGGCTTCCCCGGGCGCGGCCCCGGCCGCGGAGCCCAAGAACTACAACCGGGCGCTGATGTTCCTGACCCAGGAGCAGTTCGCGACATTGAACGCGGCGACGGAAAGAATCTTCCCGACGGACGACACGGGACCGGGAGCGCAGGCGCTGGGCGTGGCCTATTTCATCGACCACCAGCTGGCCGGGGAATGGGGGTTTAACGGCAGGGAGTACATGTCTCCGCCGTTCTATCACGGGGAAACCGTGCAAGGGTACCAAGGGCGGCTGAAGCGGCGGGAAATTTTCGCCATCGCGCTGAAGGAAATGGACAACTACAGCCAGTCCCAGTTCAGCAAAAATTTCGTGGATCTCACGGCAGACCAGCAAGACAGCGTGTTGTCGGATTTCGAATCGGATAAAGTGCCGCTGACCACGATTTCTCCGAGCGGGTTTTTCAAAATGCTCCGTTCAAGCACGATCGAAGGCGCGTACAGCGATCCGCTTTACGGCGGCAACCTGGACATGGCCGGGTGGAAAATGCGCAGCTACCCGGGCAACCAGATGAGCTATGCGGCCGTCATCGACAAAGAGTTTACCGCGATGCCGCCGAACAGCCTGCAAGACCACATGGCAGGTCATTAA
- a CDS encoding alpha-galactosidase, whose product MKFPYDPDFAVFADGRRFGSATAGVSDLGRREKREETGAPVITVTFGYEREGIEIDRHRIDYDGFSVMEQWLTIRNTGHEPLSIDRIDSFCVSLPREEWRLLFFRSDWGAEFEPEESVLQDTVILETLHGRSSKGMQPWMTLIRGNGGLLNVCPVWSGNWILRCMREEDDAYRMSGGLHDRDFQVVLAPGEALESIRVVMAAGSDADLNTVSVPLARIGRKFWYPRNALSQSLPVEWNHWWTYEDRRINETVFLENAEQAANLGIEVCTLDAGWFGPDEAEAPWYDYRGDWDLVNRSRFPGGIRRLSDEIHEKGMMFGLWCEIEALGERARLGQQFPDFAAARDGERLGYLCFGNPEVRDWAFRTLDRLIREYGCDWIKLDFNLDPASGCNRTDHGHGAGDGLFRHYQGYYEVLDRVREAHPDVLLENCASGGLRNDLGIMRHAHVTFLSDPDWPEHSLQVFWGATTFLAPNACLHWSYSDWLGQHPEQRFKPDDPGLGQAQFDFYTRISMMRGFGFSQNLPGLPDWIRERIAFHVRVYRTLVNRFVKDADLYRLTGQPLRGGKGDRWTAFQYSMPDGAEHLLFVFRLSGADPRRYVRLTNLAADGNYELAGLPGARRRFRGSELMGLGIRFEHMAEEESALIHIRRTEE is encoded by the coding sequence ATGAAGTTTCCCTATGATCCGGATTTCGCCGTATTTGCGGACGGAAGACGGTTCGGCAGCGCAACCGCCGGGGTATCCGATCTGGGCAGAAGGGAAAAGCGCGAGGAAACGGGAGCCCCCGTCATCACCGTCACTTTCGGTTACGAACGGGAAGGCATTGAAATCGATCGCCATCGCATCGATTACGACGGCTTTTCCGTGATGGAACAATGGCTCACGATTCGCAATACGGGGCATGAACCGCTGAGCATCGACAGGATCGATTCCTTCTGCGTTTCTCTTCCCCGGGAAGAGTGGCGGTTGCTCTTTTTCCGCAGCGATTGGGGAGCGGAATTCGAACCGGAGGAATCGGTTCTTCAAGATACCGTCATTCTGGAGACGCTACACGGAAGGTCGTCGAAGGGGATGCAGCCCTGGATGACGCTGATTCGCGGCAACGGCGGCCTCTTGAACGTATGTCCCGTCTGGTCGGGCAACTGGATTTTACGCTGCATGCGGGAAGAAGACGATGCTTACCGCATGAGCGGGGGCTTGCATGACCGGGATTTCCAAGTCGTTCTGGCCCCGGGGGAAGCATTGGAGAGCATCCGTGTCGTAATGGCTGCCGGCAGCGATGCCGATTTGAATACCGTCTCCGTCCCTCTCGCGCGCATTGGCCGGAAATTCTGGTATCCGCGAAACGCCCTTTCGCAATCCTTGCCCGTCGAATGGAACCATTGGTGGACTTACGAAGACCGGCGGATTAACGAAACCGTGTTTCTTGAAAACGCGGAGCAAGCGGCAAACCTCGGGATCGAGGTTTGCACGCTGGATGCCGGATGGTTCGGACCCGATGAGGCCGAAGCGCCATGGTACGATTATCGCGGCGATTGGGACCTTGTAAACCGCAGTCGTTTTCCCGGCGGAATCCGAAGACTATCCGACGAGATACACGAAAAAGGAATGATGTTCGGCCTTTGGTGCGAGATCGAGGCGCTGGGGGAGCGGGCTCGGCTGGGCCAGCAATTTCCGGATTTCGCCGCCGCCCGGGATGGGGAACGTCTCGGATATTTGTGTTTCGGGAATCCGGAGGTGCGCGACTGGGCGTTCCGGACGCTCGACCGGCTCATTCGCGAGTACGGATGCGATTGGATCAAACTGGACTTCAACCTGGATCCGGCGTCCGGCTGCAACCGGACCGATCATGGGCACGGTGCCGGGGATGGCTTATTCCGGCATTATCAGGGCTACTACGAAGTGCTGGACCGCGTCCGGGAGGCACATCCGGATGTCCTGTTGGAGAACTGCGCATCCGGCGGGCTGCGAAACGATCTCGGTATCATGAGGCACGCTCACGTAACGTTTCTGAGCGACCCGGATTGGCCGGAGCACAGCCTGCAGGTATTTTGGGGAGCGACCACTTTCCTGGCGCCGAACGCCTGCCTGCATTGGAGTTACTCGGATTGGCTGGGACAGCATCCCGAGCAGCGATTCAAACCGGACGATCCCGGTCTGGGACAGGCGCAATTCGATTTCTATACGCGCATTTCGATGATGAGAGGATTCGGATTTTCCCAGAACCTGCCGGGACTTCCGGATTGGATCCGGGAACGAATCGCCTTTCACGTCCGCGTATACCGGACCCTCGTCAATCGGTTCGTGAAGGATGCGGACCTCTATCGTTTGACGGGCCAGCCCCTGCGCGGCGGCAAAGGAGACCGTTGGACCGCCTTCCAATACAGCATGCCGGACGGGGCGGAGCATCTTTTGTTCGTATTCCGGTTGTCCGGAGCCGATCCCAGGCGATACGTCCGTTTAACGAATTTGGCTGCGGACGGGAACTATGAGTTAGCGGGGTTGCCGGGAGCAAGGCGGCGGTTTCGGGGCTCGGAGCTGATGGGGCTGGGAATCCGTTTCGAGCATATGGCGGAAGAGGAATCCGCCTTGATTCACATCCGCAGAACGGAAGAATGA
- the tatC gene encoding twin-arginine translocase subunit TatC, which yields MKFLAVERVNVIELQDDVVSHLAELRKRLIWVSVWFLAAMCAGLYWSPHILLRLKSHPAGETIEWNVFSFTDGLFVYLRCAFLVAALVTLPVLLYQVWAFVRPGLTPVEAKGTFRYVPASFVLFLTGLSFGYFVVFPMMLRFMKSMNESLGAAETYGIDRYFSFLFNVVFPLGLAFEMPLVILFLTRLGLLNPSRIRFVRKYAYVGLAVVGSCISPPDFVSHLSVTVPLLLLFELSAFISVRYARRRGLAVPSPG from the coding sequence ATGAAATTTCTGGCAGTGGAGAGGGTGAACGTCATCGAACTGCAGGACGATGTAGTCAGCCATCTGGCGGAGCTCCGCAAACGGCTGATCTGGGTCAGCGTCTGGTTTTTGGCCGCGATGTGCGCGGGTCTCTATTGGTCCCCGCATATTTTGCTCCGCCTCAAGAGCCACCCGGCCGGAGAAACGATCGAGTGGAACGTCTTCTCGTTCACCGACGGCCTGTTCGTCTACTTGCGCTGCGCTTTTCTGGTCGCGGCGTTGGTTACGCTCCCCGTTCTGTTGTATCAAGTCTGGGCTTTCGTACGGCCCGGCCTGACCCCGGTGGAAGCCAAAGGAACGTTTCGCTACGTACCCGCTTCCTTCGTGCTGTTCCTGACGGGGTTATCCTTTGGTTATTTCGTCGTGTTTCCGATGATGCTCCGCTTCATGAAGAGCATGAACGAGAGCTTGGGAGCCGCGGAAACCTACGGAATCGACCGTTATTTCTCGTTTCTGTTCAACGTCGTGTTTCCCTTGGGCCTGGCGTTCGAGATGCCCCTGGTCATTCTGTTCCTGACCCGGCTCGGCCTGCTGAATCCTTCGAGGATCCGCTTCGTCCGCAAATACGCGTACGTGGGCTTAGCCGTCGTCGGTTCGTGCATCTCCCCGCCCGATTTCGTCTCCCATCTGTCCGTCACCGTTCCGCTTCTCCTTCTTTTCGAACTCAGCGCGTTCATTTCCGTGCGTTACGCCCGGAGAAGGGGATTGGCCGTGCCGTCCCCCGGCTGA
- a CDS encoding c-type cytochrome, which yields MRNKVVAVFLVFALVLAISACQRNNNGAPDQTPAAPPAGSPAASPASPAASPSGAAGNVNAEAVFKQNCIACHGADLHGGVGPNLTAVGSRLSSDAIAAKISAGGGGMTAFKGVLSDAEIHALADWLAAKKG from the coding sequence ATGAGAAACAAAGTCGTTGCCGTCTTCCTCGTATTCGCCCTCGTGCTCGCCATCTCGGCGTGCCAGAGAAACAACAACGGAGCGCCCGATCAGACTCCCGCGGCTCCGCCGGCGGGCTCGCCTGCGGCTTCTCCGGCTTCTCCCGCAGCGTCCCCTTCGGGGGCGGCCGGCAACGTCAACGCGGAAGCCGTGTTCAAACAGAACTGCATCGCCTGCCATGGCGCGGATCTGCATGGCGGCGTCGGCCCGAACCTGACGGCCGTCGGTTCCCGGTTGTCCTCGGACGCCATCGCGGCCAAAATTTCCGCCGGCGGCGGAGGCATGACCGCTTTCAAAGGCGTGCTGTCCGACGCGGAAATCCATGCGCTGGCGGATTGGCTCGCCGCCAAAAAAGGATAA
- a CDS encoding alpha/beta hydrolase codes for MSTRVTIPLWQGEPPYGEGTEPKQIPRLTLYPAEGARGLVVVCPGGGYGGLADHEGGPVAEWLNAIGISAVVLKYRLSPYSHPVPLADASRAIRHARHLAGEWGHSPDRIGILGFSAGGHLAASAGTLFGNGHPESADPVERLHSRPDAMVLCYPVISFGEYRHHGSMVNLLGDNPDPALRQQLSIEKQVGNDTPPAFIWFTDDDGAVPAENGLLMAGALSRHRIPYELHVFEHGRHGLGLCDGEDLTARAWTSLCENWLRKQGF; via the coding sequence ATGAGCACGAGAGTCACGATCCCTTTATGGCAAGGGGAACCTCCTTACGGGGAGGGAACGGAACCGAAGCAAATTCCCAGGCTGACGCTTTATCCCGCCGAGGGAGCGCGCGGCCTTGTCGTCGTGTGCCCGGGAGGCGGCTATGGAGGTTTGGCGGACCACGAAGGAGGACCGGTGGCCGAGTGGCTGAACGCAATCGGGATTTCGGCGGTCGTGCTGAAATACCGGCTTTCCCCCTACAGCCACCCGGTTCCGCTCGCGGACGCGTCACGCGCGATCCGCCATGCCCGTCATTTGGCGGGGGAATGGGGCCATTCGCCGGACCGGATCGGCATCCTTGGCTTCTCCGCGGGGGGTCATCTGGCCGCTTCCGCCGGTACGCTGTTCGGCAACGGCCATCCGGAGTCGGCCGATCCGGTCGAGCGGCTGCACAGCCGTCCGGACGCGATGGTCCTGTGCTATCCGGTGATCTCGTTCGGGGAATACCGCCATCACGGATCGATGGTGAACCTGCTCGGGGACAATCCCGATCCGGCGTTAAGGCAGCAGCTGTCCATCGAAAAACAGGTCGGAAACGATACCCCGCCGGCATTCATCTGGTTCACGGACGACGACGGAGCCGTACCCGCGGAGAACGGATTATTGATGGCAGGAGCGCTTAGCCGCCATCGCATTCCTTACGAGCTGCACGTCTTCGAGCACGGCCGGCACGGTCTCGGCTTGTGCGACGGAGAGGACTTGACCGCGCGCGCCTGGACCTCGCTATGCGAGAATTGGCTTCGCAAGCAAGGATTCTGA
- a CDS encoding S66 peptidase family protein produces the protein MAVRGPALQQGDTIGVVTLGSPLARDIIDERVRYLQAMGFQVAIGRHVYDQNGYLAGSDTDRATDLMGMFADPRVKMILPVRGGVGVEGILPYLDYAMIASNPKLLSGYSDITVLLNALYQFSGLVALHSLMLIDFRPETPAYNFGQFFTAASSAAVPRAISNPPGMPLAGKVPGQAEGPVVGGNVTSLVGSLGTPFELDTSGAILLLEETHEPINRVYRSLEQLKLAGKFEDCAGILVGQCTHCPDAYGKSYENLIDEFLVPLGKPLVSELASGHGVYKAAIPIGSRLRIDGGTGELELLEPAVRP, from the coding sequence ATGGCCGTCAGGGGACCGGCATTGCAACAGGGAGATACGATCGGCGTCGTGACGCTGGGCAGCCCGCTTGCTCGGGACATCATCGACGAACGTGTCCGATATTTGCAAGCCATGGGCTTTCAAGTCGCCATCGGCAGGCACGTCTACGACCAGAACGGCTATTTGGCCGGATCGGATACGGACAGGGCGACGGATCTGATGGGCATGTTCGCGGACCCTCGCGTCAAAATGATCTTGCCCGTTCGCGGCGGCGTCGGCGTAGAAGGCATCCTGCCGTATCTGGACTATGCCATGATCGCCTCGAATCCGAAGCTTCTCAGCGGCTACAGCGACATTACCGTGCTGTTGAACGCGCTGTACCAGTTCTCCGGACTTGTGGCCCTGCACAGCCTGATGCTCATCGATTTCCGCCCGGAAACGCCGGCCTACAATTTCGGACAGTTTTTTACGGCCGCATCTTCGGCCGCCGTTCCCCGAGCGATCTCCAATCCTCCCGGCATGCCGCTCGCGGGCAAGGTACCCGGTCAGGCGGAAGGACCGGTCGTCGGCGGAAACGTCACTTCGTTGGTCGGTTCTCTGGGCACTCCGTTCGAGCTCGACACCTCGGGCGCGATTCTGCTATTGGAAGAGACGCACGAGCCGATCAACCGGGTGTACCGTTCACTGGAACAGCTGAAGCTGGCCGGCAAATTCGAAGACTGCGCGGGCATCCTGGTCGGACAATGCACGCACTGCCCGGACGCATACGGAAAGTCCTACGAGAACCTGATCGACGAGTTCCTCGTGCCGCTCGGAAAACCCCTGGTCTCAGAACTCGCTTCCGGTCACGGAGTTTACAAGGCGGCGATTCCGATCGGCTCCCGGCTTCGGATCGACGGCGGGACGGGAGAGTTGGAGCTGCTCGAGCCGGCGGTTCGTCCTTGA
- a CDS encoding GMC family oxidoreductase, producing MAKTLPKTDVVIVGVGWGGGIIASELTKAGMNVVGLERGKERKTEDYFMVHDELRYSQRYELMQDLSKETVTFRSNEKMRALPMRAYGSFLIGDGIGGAGVHWNGQTFRFLPYDFQIRSKTIERYGKAKIPDGMTIQDWGITYDEMEPYYDKFEKMAGISGETNPLAGKRSSDYPNPPMKKSPPMQMFEEAAKKLNLHPYMQPSANLSQNYTNPDGIARAACQYCGYCERFGCEYGAKADPVVTVIPVALKTGKLEIRTHSHVRRIMHSGGKATGVMYTDVTTGEEIVQPADIVVVTSYVFNNIRLLLMSKLGKAYNPATGTGVVGKNYAYQVLKGNALGFYDDKKFNLFAGAGALGMNLDDYNGDNFDHSDLKFIHGASISIGQTGFRPISNNQVPSGTKAWGQEFKANSIKYANSWISVGGQGSSMPFQHHYIDLDPEYKDAYGDPLPRMTFDFEDQDRELAVFMANKCEEIQKEMGASRIDKLKSLGPYEITTYQSTHNTGGVIMGADPATSAVNNYLQMWDAENVFVVGASAFPHNSGYNPTDTVGALAYRASEGILKYAKKGGSLV from the coding sequence ATGGCCAAAACATTGCCGAAAACGGACGTGGTCATCGTCGGCGTCGGCTGGGGAGGCGGCATCATCGCCTCCGAGTTAACCAAAGCCGGGATGAACGTCGTCGGACTTGAGCGCGGCAAAGAACGCAAGACGGAAGATTATTTCATGGTCCACGACGAGCTCCGGTATTCCCAGCGTTACGAGCTGATGCAGGATTTGTCCAAGGAAACGGTGACCTTCCGAAGCAACGAGAAGATGCGAGCCCTGCCCATGCGGGCATACGGATCGTTCCTGATCGGCGACGGGATCGGGGGAGCTGGCGTGCATTGGAACGGACAGACGTTCCGGTTTCTGCCGTACGACTTCCAAATCCGCAGTAAAACGATCGAGCGGTACGGCAAGGCGAAAATTCCCGACGGGATGACGATTCAAGACTGGGGCATCACCTACGACGAAATGGAGCCGTACTACGACAAGTTCGAGAAAATGGCGGGCATATCCGGCGAGACGAATCCTTTGGCGGGCAAACGCTCCAGCGATTACCCGAACCCTCCGATGAAGAAGTCGCCGCCGATGCAGATGTTCGAGGAGGCCGCCAAAAAGCTCAACCTGCATCCCTACATGCAGCCTTCGGCGAACCTCTCCCAAAACTATACCAACCCCGACGGTATCGCCCGCGCGGCATGCCAATATTGCGGATACTGCGAGCGGTTCGGGTGCGAATACGGCGCGAAAGCGGATCCGGTCGTCACGGTCATCCCGGTAGCGCTGAAAACGGGCAAGCTCGAGATCCGGACCCATTCGCATGTTCGCAGGATCATGCATAGCGGCGGCAAAGCGACGGGGGTCATGTATACCGACGTCACGACGGGCGAGGAAATCGTGCAGCCCGCGGACATCGTCGTGGTGACGAGCTACGTTTTCAATAACATTCGCCTGCTTCTGATGTCCAAGCTCGGTAAGGCTTACAATCCGGCTACCGGCACCGGGGTCGTCGGCAAAAACTATGCCTACCAGGTCCTGAAGGGCAACGCGCTCGGCTTCTACGACGACAAGAAGTTCAATCTGTTCGCGGGAGCAGGGGCGCTCGGCATGAATTTGGACGACTACAACGGCGACAATTTCGACCACTCCGACCTGAAGTTCATTCACGGCGCGTCGATCAGCATCGGGCAAACCGGCTTCCGACCCATCTCCAATAATCAGGTGCCTTCGGGTACGAAGGCATGGGGCCAGGAATTCAAGGCGAATTCGATCAAATACGCTAACAGTTGGATCAGCGTAGGCGGACAAGGCTCCTCGATGCCGTTCCAGCACCACTACATCGATTTGGATCCCGAATACAAGGATGCGTATGGGGATCCGCTCCCGCGGATGACGTTCGACTTCGAGGACCAGGACCGGGAGCTCGCCGTGTTCATGGCCAACAAATGCGAAGAGATCCAGAAGGAGATGGGGGCCAGCCGCATCGACAAGCTGAAAAGCCTCGGCCCTTACGAAATCACGACGTACCAGTCGACGCACAACACGGGCGGCGTCATCATGGGCGCGGATCCGGCAACCTCTGCGGTCAATAATTACCTGCAAATGTGGGACGCGGAGAACGTCTTCGTCGTCGGAGCGAGCGCGTTCCCCCACAACTCGGGCTACAATCCGACGGACACGGTCGGCGCCCTGGCTTACCGCGCTTCGGAAGGCATTCTGAAATACGCCAAAAAAGGCGGCTCGCTGGTTTAA
- a CDS encoding KGG domain-containing protein has protein sequence MARNNGSDDGKMSREEAGRMGGEATAKNHDKEFYQEIGRKGGEATSESHDKDFYQEIGRKGGEATSESHDREFYQEIGQKGGEARGGGNNGNGRGRGDGGDKDGKMSPEEAGRKGGEARSRNND, from the coding sequence ATGGCACGCAACAACGGAAGCGACGACGGAAAAATGAGCCGCGAGGAAGCGGGACGCATGGGTGGAGAAGCTACAGCCAAAAACCATGACAAAGAGTTTTACCAGGAAATCGGACGCAAGGGCGGAGAAGCGACGTCCGAATCGCATGACAAAGATTTCTATCAGGAAATCGGCCGTAAGGGCGGGGAAGCCACGTCCGAGTCGCATGACCGGGAATTCTATCAGGAAATCGGCCAAAAAGGCGGCGAAGCCCGCGGCGGCGGGAACAACGGCAATGGCCGGGGCCGCGGCGACGGCGGCGACAAGGACGGCAAAATGAGTCCCGAGGAAGCGGGCCGCAAAGGCGGAGAAGCCCGTTCCCGCAATAACGACTGA
- the tatA gene encoding twin-arginine translocase TatA/TatE family subunit: MFHNIGISGLLIILVIALIVFGPAKLPLLGKAFGETLREFRNSTRGIADDDKPDPIELLKEEPQKLT, translated from the coding sequence ATGTTCCACAACATCGGTATTTCGGGGCTCCTGATCATTCTGGTCATCGCCCTCATCGTGTTCGGGCCGGCGAAGCTGCCGCTGCTCGGCAAAGCCTTCGGCGAAACGCTGCGCGAGTTCCGCAACTCGACCCGCGGCATTGCCGACGATGACAAGCCGGATCCGATCGAGCTGCTGAAAGAAGAGCCGCAGAAGCTGACCTGA
- a CDS encoding alpha/beta hydrolase has protein sequence MKEREWGWTARGGNKVYACEWTPDAGPGAAEAVILITHGMGEHTGRYVHVAEWFTARSYAVLGFDQLGHGRTDGKRGHTDSYEDLLEGIDRMLEEADRRFPGKPIFLWGHSMGGNLTLNYALRRKPDVAGVVVLSPWLKLAFDPPALTVIAARLLEKVYPKFTNDRPFDPTHLTSDPEMLVKLREDRRGHGMITARFFFGVHRAGRWALEHAQELALPLLLMQGDADRVTSIAASRKFAERAGSLCTFREWPGFRHELHNERGREDVFRVIDDWSRERLRQG, from the coding sequence TTGAAAGAACGCGAATGGGGCTGGACGGCCCGAGGCGGAAACAAAGTTTACGCTTGCGAATGGACGCCGGACGCAGGGCCGGGTGCGGCCGAAGCGGTAATCCTGATCACCCACGGCATGGGGGAGCACACCGGCCGATACGTCCACGTGGCGGAATGGTTTACGGCGCGAAGCTATGCCGTGTTGGGCTTCGACCAGTTAGGCCACGGACGTACGGACGGCAAACGCGGGCACACGGATTCCTATGAAGATTTGCTGGAAGGGATCGACCGGATGCTCGAGGAGGCGGACCGGCGTTTTCCCGGCAAACCCATATTTCTGTGGGGACACAGCATGGGCGGCAATTTGACGCTGAACTACGCGCTCCGGCGCAAGCCTGACGTTGCCGGCGTCGTCGTGCTGAGCCCTTGGCTGAAGCTCGCCTTCGATCCGCCGGCGCTTACCGTTATCGCGGCCCGCCTGCTGGAGAAGGTGTACCCGAAATTCACCAACGACCGGCCGTTCGACCCGACCCACCTGACCTCCGATCCGGAGATGCTCGTGAAGCTAAGAGAGGATCGCCGGGGACACGGCATGATCACCGCACGATTCTTCTTCGGCGTGCACCGCGCGGGCCGATGGGCGCTGGAGCATGCGCAAGAACTGGCCCTCCCCTTGCTCCTCATGCAAGGCGACGCCGACCGCGTCACTTCCATCGCCGCCAGCCGCAAGTTCGCGGAACGGGCCGGTTCGTTATGTACGTTTCGGGAATGGCCGGGATTCCGCCACGAGCTGCACAATGAACGGGGCCGCGAGGATGTGTTCCGGGTCATCGACGACTGGTCGAGGGAACGGTTGAGACAGGGTTAG